A genomic segment from Alteribacillus bidgolensis encodes:
- the fliD gene encoding flagellar filament capping protein FliD: MQIDNRITGFASGMDINQQVRDLMQVERQPLVKMEQDALRLQYEMEGYREMNREYQSFSDSIFDGIIRRSNTTAKQAISSNENLTEIEQWEERSQSGYLRRDDLLTNGLDTMRRNMYDEVDTGEGAAFSQLTEIGITTSSNYMDRGKLEVDETELEQAIQEDSEAVYQLFSADGESYEEKGVARRVRESLDHTMDSISERAGGPAMPSPDQFTIGREMNNLDDRMSNFERRMQKTEERYWDQFTRMEQAMAEANAQARQMQQQMAGMGGMM, encoded by the coding sequence ATGCAAATAGATAATAGAATAACAGGGTTTGCTTCTGGGATGGATATTAATCAGCAGGTGCGGGATTTAATGCAGGTAGAACGGCAGCCGCTTGTAAAAATGGAACAAGATGCATTGAGATTGCAGTACGAAATGGAAGGATACCGTGAAATGAATCGGGAGTATCAGTCTTTTAGTGATTCTATTTTTGATGGGATTATCCGCCGTTCTAATACAACTGCGAAACAGGCAATAAGTTCTAATGAAAATTTAACCGAAATAGAACAATGGGAAGAGAGGTCACAAAGCGGCTATCTTCGCCGTGATGACCTATTGACAAATGGGCTGGATACGATGCGCCGGAATATGTACGATGAGGTAGATACTGGCGAGGGAGCAGCATTTTCGCAATTAACCGAAATCGGTATTACGACATCCAGTAATTATATGGACCGGGGAAAGCTGGAAGTAGATGAAACCGAATTAGAACAAGCGATTCAGGAAGATTCTGAAGCGGTGTATCAGTTATTTTCAGCAGATGGAGAGTCCTATGAAGAAAAAGGGGTGGCACGACGCGTTCGGGAATCTCTTGATCATACGATGGATAGTATATCTGAACGAGCTGGTGGTCCCGCTATGCCTTCTCCTGATCAATTTACAATCGGGCGTGAAATGAATAATCTTGATGATCGGATGAGTAACTTCGAACGCCGGATGCAGAAAACCGAAGAGCGTTACTGGGATCAATTTACCCGAATGGAGCAAGCGATGGCAGAAGCCAACGCGCAGGCTCGGCAAATGCAGCAGCAAATGGCAGGTATGGGCGGCATGATGTAA
- a CDS encoding flagellin, translating to MIINNNIPALNTHRQMGINQNNMQSSMEKLSSGMRINKAGDDAAGLAISEKMRAQINGLDQASRNAQDGISMIQTAEGALDESHSILQRMRELSVQSANDTNVAVDREELQKEVDQLSQELSRIGDNTEFNTQNLLDGGFEGKFQIGANEGQNLSLSIDDMRGYSLEMAGDVKIEQTAAVTDNGDTNTDIADGTYSVQESDTAGEFDLVNKDGVTVATSDDGVGKNFVASTGDDTLTFNEDVNSGTVKIDSGTATAEGTVTNDGLEAGAYTYDSADSALKDDSGNTIAKGNGTTFTSLDGTDTLVTFSVSLTDGDEFDVGGIDISSQKAADAATTKINDAIETVSAQRSSLGATQNRLEHTISNLDNSSENLSAAESRIRDVDMAAEMMEMTRSNILSQASQSMLAQANQQPQSVLQLLG from the coding sequence ATGATTATTAACAATAATATCCCGGCGTTGAACACCCATCGTCAAATGGGTATTAACCAAAACAACATGCAATCTTCAATGGAGAAACTATCTTCAGGTATGCGTATTAACAAAGCTGGGGACGATGCAGCCGGTCTTGCAATCTCTGAGAAGATGCGTGCACAAATTAATGGTTTAGATCAAGCAAGCCGTAACGCACAAGATGGTATTTCCATGATTCAAACTGCAGAAGGTGCACTTGATGAATCACACTCTATTCTTCAACGTATGCGTGAACTTTCCGTTCAGTCTGCCAATGACACAAATGTAGCTGTCGACCGTGAAGAACTACAAAAAGAAGTGGACCAGTTGTCTCAAGAGTTAAGCCGAATTGGAGATAATACAGAATTCAACACTCAAAATCTATTAGATGGTGGTTTTGAAGGAAAATTCCAAATTGGTGCTAATGAAGGTCAGAACTTAAGCCTATCTATTGATGATATGCGTGGGTATAGCTTAGAAATGGCTGGCGATGTAAAAATTGAGCAAACAGCAGCTGTAACAGATAATGGTGATACTAATACTGACATTGCTGATGGGACGTATTCAGTTCAAGAGAGTGATACTGCAGGCGAATTTGATCTTGTTAATAAGGATGGTGTTACAGTAGCAACTAGTGATGACGGTGTTGGTAAAAATTTCGTAGCTTCAACTGGTGATGATACATTAACATTTAATGAAGACGTTAATTCAGGTACTGTAAAAATTGATTCTGGTACGGCTACTGCAGAGGGTACAGTCACTAATGATGGTTTAGAAGCTGGGGCTTATACGTATGATTCAGCAGATAGTGCGTTAAAGGACGATAGTGGTAATACCATTGCTAAGGGTAATGGTACAACCTTTACATCGTTAGACGGTACAGACACTCTTGTGACATTCTCTGTATCTTTAACAGATGGTGATGAATTTGATGTTGGGGGTATTGATATTTCATCTCAAAAAGCTGCTGACGCTGCTACCACTAAAATAAATGATGCAATTGAAACTGTTTCTGCACAACGTTCCAGTCTTGGTGCTACTCAAAACCGTTTAGAACACACGATCTCTAACTTAGACAACTCTTCTGAGAACTTATCAGCTGCGGAATCTCGTATCCGTGACGTTGACATGGCTGCGGAAATGATGGAAATGACTCGTTCAAACATTCTTTCCCAAGCTTCTCAGTCCATGCTTGCTCAAGCAAACCAACAACCACAATCTGTACTACAATTGCTCGGATAA
- a CDS encoding L,D-transpeptidase family protein, which yields MIHTVKPGETLTQISRDYRTPLTAIISANPMINPNVIYPGQSIMIPGFPDPHTLPYQIEVSINNRWLRLLRDGVLQKQYPIAVGRILFETPIGNFIVINKAPDPGGPFGTMWMSLSKQHYGIHGTNDPSSIGQAVSRGCIRMYNQDVEELASIIPIGTPVSIHP from the coding sequence TTGATTCATACGGTTAAACCCGGTGAAACACTGACTCAGATATCAAGGGATTACCGCACGCCATTAACTGCAATCATTAGTGCGAACCCAATGATTAATCCAAATGTCATATATCCTGGTCAATCTATTATGATCCCAGGGTTTCCCGACCCCCACACCCTTCCATATCAGATTGAAGTATCCATCAATAATCGCTGGCTGCGGTTACTAAGAGATGGTGTCCTGCAAAAACAGTATCCCATCGCGGTGGGAAGAATACTGTTTGAAACACCTATAGGGAATTTTATCGTCATTAACAAAGCCCCTGATCCTGGAGGACCTTTTGGTACAATGTGGATGAGTTTATCAAAACAGCATTACGGAATCCACGGAACAAATGACCCAAGTTCCATTGGTCAAGCGGTATCAAGAGGATGTATTCGAATGTATAATCAAGACGTGGAGGAACTAGCAAGTATTATACCAATAGGAACACCGGTTTCTATACATCCATAA
- the abc-f gene encoding ribosomal protection-like ABC-F family protein — MIELVLIDLQDIRIDVKDRTLFEISNISIHQGDCIGLVGRNGSGKTSLLEIIAGEKEAASGTVSKHVSVALLPQLKPQIGQKSGGEISQIINRETLLQEPEVLLADEPTTHLDMENMEKLEHRLQRHQEAMVVVSHDRAFLDALCNQIWEIDNGQVRVYSGNYTDYEQRKQAARKHREKEYEKYIHKKKQLEEAMQQKEQKAQRAVKKPMNTSSSEAKITGAKPYFAKKQKKLNQGVKSIQTRIKQLDKVEKIKELPSIKMQVAQEESLKNRTIIRGEKVSGTAGNQLLWEGADFTVTAGDKVALIGPNGSGKTTFLRIILEEADGIHISPSVSFGYFSQMLDVLEGDDSILENVRRHSVQDQTMIRTVLARLGFFRDDVFKPVRVLSGGERVKAAFAALFVSNANVLILDEPTNYLDIEAIEALESLLNDYSGTVLFVSHDRRFLENTATRIFAINSNRIVSFDGSYRAYLNDELIKDQDPLEDELLKVEMKIADVLSRLSITPSEVLEQEFQQLLRRKKDIKQRQKTD, encoded by the coding sequence ATGATTGAATTGGTATTGATCGACTTGCAAGACATCCGGATTGATGTGAAAGATCGAACGTTATTTGAAATAAGTAATATAAGCATTCACCAAGGAGACTGCATTGGACTAGTGGGCCGTAACGGTTCGGGGAAAACATCGCTGCTTGAGATAATTGCTGGAGAAAAAGAAGCGGCTTCGGGCACCGTTTCAAAGCACGTTTCTGTGGCACTTCTTCCGCAGCTGAAACCTCAAATAGGGCAGAAAAGCGGAGGGGAGATTTCCCAAATTATAAACCGAGAAACCCTGTTACAAGAGCCTGAGGTACTGCTTGCTGATGAACCCACTACTCATCTGGATATGGAGAACATGGAAAAATTGGAGCATCGATTACAGCGGCACCAGGAAGCTATGGTAGTGGTATCTCATGATCGTGCTTTTTTGGATGCTCTTTGTAATCAAATATGGGAAATAGACAACGGGCAGGTTCGTGTATATTCAGGGAATTACACAGATTATGAGCAGCGAAAACAAGCTGCCCGTAAACATCGTGAAAAAGAATACGAGAAATATATTCACAAGAAAAAACAGCTTGAGGAAGCAATGCAGCAGAAAGAACAGAAGGCACAGCGAGCGGTAAAGAAGCCGATGAACACTTCAAGTTCTGAGGCGAAAATCACCGGGGCTAAACCGTATTTTGCGAAAAAACAGAAGAAGTTAAACCAGGGTGTCAAATCCATTCAAACCCGGATCAAACAGCTGGATAAGGTCGAAAAAATAAAAGAACTTCCGTCCATCAAAATGCAAGTAGCACAAGAAGAGTCACTTAAGAATCGCACTATTATACGCGGGGAGAAGGTATCCGGAACTGCAGGGAATCAATTGTTATGGGAAGGGGCAGACTTCACTGTTACCGCTGGCGATAAAGTAGCTCTCATTGGTCCAAATGGCAGCGGAAAGACCACGTTTTTACGCATTATTTTGGAGGAAGCGGATGGAATTCATATTTCTCCGTCCGTCTCTTTTGGCTATTTCAGTCAAATGCTTGATGTATTAGAAGGAGACGATTCCATTTTAGAAAACGTACGCCGTCATTCTGTTCAAGATCAAACGATGATACGAACAGTACTTGCCCGCCTAGGTTTTTTTCGGGACGATGTGTTTAAACCTGTTCGTGTCCTTAGCGGCGGCGAGCGGGTAAAAGCAGCGTTTGCTGCGTTATTTGTCAGCAATGCAAATGTACTTATTCTGGATGAACCAACTAATTATTTGGATATCGAGGCAATAGAAGCATTGGAGTCTCTTCTTAACGATTATTCCGGAACGGTTTTGTTTGTATCGCATGACAGGCGCTTTCTAGAAAATACAGCTACAAGGATTTTTGCCATTAATAGCAATCGTATCGTTTCATTTGATGGTTCTTATCGAGCTTATCTAAATGATGAGCTAATAAAAGACCAAGACCCGCTGGAAGATGAATTACTTAAGGTAGAAATGAAGATTGCTGATGTATTAAGCCGATTAAGTATCACGCCTTCGGAAGTATTAGAACAAGAATTTCAACAGCTGTTACGCCGCAAAAAAGATATAAAACAGCGCCAAAAGACAGATTAG
- a CDS encoding flagellar protein FlaG — protein MGFSISGSNGDSIQTVRSVNEGKPLERSMTEEIKHAAKDHRPAMLDPKELQEQADGMNKMLEASYTDLKFNVHEDLDRIYVQVLERETEEVVREIPPEKFLDMVASMLEQVGILVDEKV, from the coding sequence ATGGGTTTTTCCATATCAGGTTCTAATGGGGACAGTATCCAAACTGTTCGTTCTGTCAACGAAGGTAAGCCATTAGAGCGTTCGATGACAGAGGAAATTAAGCATGCCGCCAAAGATCACCGGCCCGCCATGCTTGATCCAAAAGAACTTCAGGAACAGGCAGACGGCATGAATAAAATGCTCGAAGCAAGCTACACGGATTTGAAATTTAATGTGCATGAAGATTTGGACCGTATTTATGTTCAGGTGCTCGAACGTGAAACCGAAGAAGTGGTCAGAGAGATTCCGCCTGAAAAGTTTTTAGATATGGTCGCGTCAATGCTAGAGCAGGTAGGTATTTTAGTCGATGAAAAAGTATAA
- a CDS encoding putative motility protein — protein sequence MSVMKQAMETGEKQGEFVDKMLDSSGAKAVQQAAEPHKGSSVDFSV from the coding sequence ATGTCTGTGATGAAGCAAGCGATGGAAACAGGGGAAAAGCAAGGAGAATTTGTGGACAAAATGCTGGACTCTTCTGGTGCGAAAGCTGTTCAACAAGCGGCTGAACCGCACAAAGGCAGTTCTGTCGATTTTTCTGTTTAA